The Crocosphaera sp. UHCC 0190 genome has a window encoding:
- the ileS gene encoding isoleucine--tRNA ligase — MTESKSYKDTVNLPQTNFSMRANAVNREPELQQFWAENQIYEKLSQENPGDLFILHDGPPYANGSLHMGHALNKTLKDIINKYKLLQGHKVRYVPGWDCHGLPIELKVLQSMKSQEREGLTPIKLRRKARDFALKTQQEQCEGFKRFGVWGDWENPYLTLTPEYEAAQIGVFGEMALKGYIYRGLKPVHWSPSSQTALAEAELEYPEGHTSRSVFAAFPIIKSSKEAEKTLKPFLSNLGVAIWTTTPWTLPGNLAVALNPDLTYAVVEQTSKLCNYQYLIVAADLVEKLSATFETSLKVKATLPGKDLEHTIYRHPLFDRESEILIGGDYVTTESGTGLVHTAPGHGQEDYIVGQRYGLPILSPVDAKGNFTEEAGQFAGLNVLKDANEVIINELKEKGALLKEEPYQHKYPYDWRTKKPTIFRATEQWFASVEGFRDAALKAIKTVNWIPSQGENRITPMVSDRSDWCISRQRSWGVPIPVFYNEETNEPLLTAETINNVKKIIAKKGSDAWWEMSVEELLPKKYQKDAHKYRKGTDTMDVWFDSGSSWAAVAKQRPELKYPVDMYLEGTDQHRGWFQSSLLTSVAVNDIAPYKTVLTHGFVLDEKGRKMSKSEGNIVDPQIIINGGKNQKQEPPYGADVLRLWVSSVDYSSDVPVGQTILKQLSDVYRKIRNTARFLLGNLHDFDPKKHTVAYEELPELDQYMLHRITEVFTEVTDAFETYQFFRFFQTVQNFCVVDLSNFYLDIAKDRLYISHPESIRRRSCQTVLAVAVESLAKAIAPVLCHMAEDIWQFLPYETPYKSVFEAGWVKTSKQWENPDLGASWAKLRQIRAEVNKVLEQARNEKAIGSSLDAKVLLYVSDKDLRKQLEAFNPDDSLTGNKVDELRYFVLASQVELVDSLENLKKADYQSESDLVSVGVIKAEGEKCDRCWNYSTKVGEFKDDPTICERCNDALVGEF, encoded by the coding sequence CTGGGGACTTGTTTATTCTGCATGATGGACCTCCTTATGCTAACGGGTCACTCCACATGGGTCACGCATTGAATAAAACCCTCAAAGACATTATCAATAAATACAAATTATTGCAAGGTCACAAAGTCCGTTATGTACCTGGTTGGGACTGTCACGGACTCCCCATTGAACTCAAAGTTTTGCAAAGTATGAAGTCTCAAGAAAGGGAGGGTTTAACCCCCATCAAATTACGTCGCAAAGCGCGAGATTTTGCTCTTAAAACTCAACAAGAACAGTGTGAGGGTTTCAAACGGTTCGGAGTTTGGGGAGACTGGGAAAACCCCTATTTAACCCTCACTCCTGAATACGAAGCGGCCCAAATTGGGGTATTTGGAGAAATGGCCCTCAAAGGGTATATTTATCGAGGTCTTAAACCTGTTCATTGGAGTCCTAGTTCTCAAACTGCCTTAGCTGAGGCAGAATTAGAATATCCTGAAGGTCATACTTCCCGTAGTGTTTTTGCTGCTTTTCCTATTATTAAATCCTCCAAAGAAGCAGAAAAAACTTTAAAACCTTTCTTATCTAATTTAGGGGTTGCTATTTGGACAACTACCCCCTGGACATTGCCTGGAAATTTAGCAGTTGCCCTTAATCCTGATCTCACTTATGCTGTAGTAGAACAGACTTCTAAGCTTTGCAACTATCAATATTTAATTGTAGCAGCCGATTTAGTGGAGAAGTTATCAGCTACTTTTGAAACATCTTTAAAGGTTAAAGCAACTCTCCCAGGAAAGGATTTAGAACATACAATTTATCGTCATCCTTTGTTTGATAGAGAGAGTGAAATTCTCATCGGTGGCGATTATGTTACCACAGAATCAGGGACAGGTTTAGTGCATACGGCTCCTGGTCATGGACAAGAAGATTATATCGTCGGTCAACGCTATGGTTTGCCAATTTTGTCTCCCGTTGATGCGAAAGGAAACTTTACGGAAGAAGCGGGACAATTTGCAGGGTTAAATGTTCTCAAAGATGCCAATGAAGTCATTATCAATGAACTGAAAGAAAAGGGAGCATTATTAAAAGAAGAACCCTATCAACATAAATATCCTTATGATTGGCGAACCAAAAAACCGACTATTTTTCGTGCAACAGAACAATGGTTTGCCTCAGTAGAAGGGTTCCGAGATGCAGCATTAAAAGCGATTAAAACAGTCAATTGGATTCCCTCTCAAGGAGAAAATCGTATTACTCCTATGGTCAGCGATCGCTCAGATTGGTGTATCTCTCGTCAGCGTAGTTGGGGTGTGCCTATTCCTGTTTTTTATAATGAAGAAACAAACGAACCTTTACTAACCGCAGAAACTATAAATAATGTAAAAAAAATCATTGCAAAAAAAGGTTCTGATGCTTGGTGGGAGATGTCTGTAGAGGAATTACTACCTAAGAAATACCAGAAAGATGCTCATAAATACCGCAAGGGAACAGATACAATGGATGTGTGGTTTGATTCTGGTTCTTCTTGGGCCGCAGTAGCAAAACAACGACCGGAATTAAAATATCCTGTTGATATGTATTTAGAAGGAACTGATCAACATCGGGGATGGTTTCAGTCTAGTTTGTTAACCAGTGTCGCGGTTAATGATATTGCCCCATATAAGACAGTATTGACTCATGGTTTCGTCTTAGATGAAAAAGGACGAAAGATGAGTAAATCAGAAGGAAATATCGTTGATCCTCAAATCATTATTAATGGGGGTAAAAATCAGAAACAAGAACCGCCTTATGGGGCAGATGTGTTACGATTATGGGTGTCATCGGTAGATTATTCTTCAGATGTTCCCGTTGGACAAACCATCTTGAAGCAATTATCAGATGTTTACCGCAAAATTCGCAATACAGCGCGATTTTTATTAGGCAACTTACATGATTTTGATCCGAAAAAGCATACAGTTGCTTATGAGGAATTGCCGGAATTAGATCAATATATGTTACATCGCATCACCGAAGTTTTCACAGAGGTAACAGATGCGTTTGAAACTTATCAATTCTTCCGTTTCTTCCAAACTGTCCAAAATTTCTGTGTGGTAGATTTATCTAATTTCTATCTAGATATTGCCAAAGATAGACTCTATATTTCTCATCCTGAGTCTATCCGTCGTCGCAGTTGTCAAACAGTATTAGCAGTCGCTGTAGAAAGTTTAGCTAAAGCAATTGCTCCTGTATTATGTCACATGGCCGAAGATATTTGGCAATTCTTACCCTACGAAACCCCTTATAAATCAGTTTTTGAGGCAGGATGGGTCAAAACATCAAAACAGTGGGAAAACCCAGACTTAGGGGCTTCCTGGGCAAAATTACGGCAAATTAGAGCAGAAGTCAATAAGGTTCTTGAACAGGCCAGAAATGAGAAAGCGATCGGGTCATCTTTGGATGCAAAAGTGTTACTTTATGTCTCAGATAAAGACTTGAGAAAACAACTCGAAGCATTCAACCCTGATGATAGTTTAACGGGGAATAAAGTGGATGAATTACGCTATTTTGTCTTAGCTTCTCAAGTGGAATTAGTGGATAGTTTAGAAAACCTTAAAAAGGCAGACTATCAAAGCGAGTCTGACTTAGTTTCTGTGGGGGTAATAAAAGCAGAAGGAGAGAAGTGCGATCGCTGTTGGAACTATTCTACAAAAGTCGGAGAATTTAAAGATGATCCGACAATTTGTGAACGGTGTAATGATGCTTTAGTGGGTGAATTTTAG
- a CDS encoding AAA family ATPase yields MQITSLTIKNYKAFQNITISNIPRFCVFVGANGTGKSTLFDIFGFLRDSLKNNVRQSLQLRGGFKEVITRGHEDEEIYFEIKFRMEILDKERLVTYVLEIGLENNKPIVKREILRYKRGSQGSPFHFLDFKNGKGYAITNEEDFDKTEEQLTREEQTLDAKDILAIKGLGQFQRFKAASAFRLLIENWHVSDFHISAARGSKDAGYAEHLSTTGDNLPLVAQYIYENHKDIFEHILEKMKQRVPGVSKVEAKETDDGRLILKFQDESFHDPFIARYVSDGTIKMFAYLVLLHDPNPHPLLCVEEPENQLYPLLLQELAEEFEAYTRSEGQVFVSTHSPDFLNAVDLNNIFWLEKHEGITKVYRASEQELLNNLFQEGDLPGYLWKQGLFGGIDPT; encoded by the coding sequence ATGCAAATCACTTCCTTGACTATTAAAAATTATAAGGCTTTTCAAAATATTACTATTAGTAATATTCCAAGATTTTGTGTATTTGTTGGTGCAAATGGTACAGGGAAAAGTACGCTTTTTGATATCTTTGGTTTTTTAAGAGATTCTCTCAAAAATAATGTTCGTCAAAGTTTACAACTTAGAGGAGGATTTAAAGAAGTAATTACACGAGGACATGAAGACGAAGAAATTTATTTTGAAATTAAATTTAGGATGGAAATTCTTGACAAAGAAAGATTAGTTACCTATGTTCTAGAAATTGGTTTAGAAAATAATAAACCTATAGTAAAAAGAGAAATTCTTCGTTATAAACGTGGTAGTCAAGGATCTCCTTTTCATTTTCTAGACTTTAAGAATGGTAAAGGTTATGCTATAACAAATGAAGAAGATTTTGATAAAACAGAGGAACAACTAACTCGTGAAGAACAAACACTTGACGCAAAAGATATTTTAGCGATTAAAGGACTTGGACAATTTCAACGCTTTAAAGCTGCTAGTGCATTTCGACTTTTAATCGAAAATTGGCACGTATCTGATTTTCATATCAGTGCTGCTAGAGGTAGTAAAGATGCTGGATATGCAGAACATTTATCCACAACAGGAGATAACTTACCTTTAGTTGCTCAATATATTTATGAAAATCACAAAGATATTTTTGAGCATATTTTAGAAAAAATGAAGCAAAGAGTTCCTGGAGTTTCTAAAGTAGAAGCAAAAGAAACTGACGATGGACGTTTAATTCTAAAGTTTCAAGATGAATCTTTTCATGATCCTTTTATTGCTCGTTATGTTTCTGATGGAACCATTAAAATGTTTGCCTACCTTGTTTTATTGCATGATCCGAATCCCCATCCTCTTTTATGTGTCGAAGAACCAGAAAATCAATTATATCCTTTATTATTACAAGAATTAGCTGAAGAATTTGAAGCTTATACCCGTTCAGAAGGACAGGTTTTTGTTAGCACTCACTCTCCTGATTTTCTTAATGCTGTTGATTTGAATAATATATTTTGGTTAGAAAAACATGAAGGAATTACAAAAGTTTATCGTGCTTCTGAACAAGAATTATTAAATAATCTATTTCAAGAAGGAGATCTACCTGGGTATTTATGGAAACAGGGACTTTTTGGAGGTATTGATCCAACATGA